From the genome of Lotus japonicus ecotype B-129 chromosome 6, LjGifu_v1.2, one region includes:
- the LOC130725709 gene encoding H/ACA ribonucleoprotein complex subunit GAR1-like yields MDWYARVSHFFIIPNERRIDLSVVAALRRALEVLELSLEVGDALLPGTQARALTEKALRILQDLAGTQGIAYAAGRGGLGAGGRAGGRAGGREGGRAGARGGRRGRGGRRGRGQ; encoded by the exons ATGGATTGGTACGCTAGAGTGTCTCATTTTTTCATCATACCGAATGAGAGGAGGATTGATCTCAGTGTCGtg GCTGCTTTGCGTAGGGCTTTAGAAGTCCTTGAGCTGTCACTTGAGGTGGGTGATGCTTTGCTGCCAGGCACACAGGCCCGCGCTTTAACGGAGAAAGCACTTCGCATCCTCCAGGACTTGGCTGGGACACAGGGCATTGCTTACGCTGCTGGGAGAGGAGGTCTGGGAGCAGGTGGCCGAGCAGGTGGCCGAGCAGGTGGCCGGGAGGGCGGCAGGGCAGGAGCTAGGGGAGGCCGTAGGGGTAGGGGAGGTCGTCGGGGTAGGGGACAGTAG
- the LOC130724320 gene encoding protein MAINTENANCE OF MERISTEMS-like, whose protein sequence is MTCEGDNYREVHLIVERSGLYPLVRCSYVETDPGLISALLERWHEETSSFHMPFGEMTVTLDDVSALLHIPVGGRFYTPGVASRYDVAETCALLLGGDADLYMAEFDVKRGPTMRFSFLRDLYPTAVAEGRYEHAARMYLMHLVGATLFADKSGGHSFSARWIGMLQNLERVSEFAWGAMALATLYDQLGQSSRSGVKQMGGYMSLLMAWVFEHFPDKLVRRYANPSYTKDQPRACRWTESRSGHARLDERRVLLDELTADDVTWTPYEAHREWRQRDERALFSGYIRCPYPPAVRPHLSERVMRQFGYIQTIPRHPSEMDRSPAAEAVDAAFADYV, encoded by the exons ATGACGTGTGAGGGGGACAATTACAGGGAGGTCCACTTGATTGTGGAGAGGAGCGGACTGTATCCACTGGTCAGGTGCAGCTATGTAGAGACGGACCCAGGGCTTATATCGGCCCTTTTGGAGAGGTGGCACGAGGAGACTAGTAGTTTCCACATGccattcggggagatgactgtcACCCTTGACGACGTCTCCGCTCTTCTTCACATCCCGGTTGGTGGGAGATTCTACACTCCAGGAGTGGCCTCGAGATATGATGTGGCAGAGACCTGCGCTTTGCTGTTAGGGGGGGATGCAGATTTGTACATGGCTGAGTTTGATGTGAAGAGGGGTCCGACTATGAGGTTCAGCTTCTTGCGAGACCTTTACCCGACAGCTGTTGCAG AGGGGCGGTACGAGCATGCAGCCAGGATGTACCTGATGCATCTTGTTGGCGCGACATTGTTCGCCGACAAGAGTGGGGGGCACTCATTCTCCGCCCGTTGGATCGGCATGCTACAGAATCTTGAGCGGGTGTCGGAGTTCGCGTGGGGCGCCATGGCCCTTGCCACATTGTACGACCAGCTTGGACAGTCTTCTCGCAGCGGGGTCAAACAGATGGGCGGTTACATGTCCCTGTTGATGGCCTGGGTCTTTGAGCACTTTCCAGACAAGCTTGTTCGCCGGTATGCGAACCCGTCTTACACAAAGGACCAGCCCAGAGCTTGTAGGTGGACAGAGTCACGGTCGGGGCATGCTAGGCTTGACGAGAGGCGAGTACTACTTGATGAGTTGACGGCCGACGACGTCACTTGGACTCCATATGAGGCCCACAGGGAATGGCGACAGCGGGATGAGAGGGCTTTGTTCTCAGGCTACATTCGGTGTCCCTATCCCCCTGCTGTGCGACCTCATCTTTCGGAGCGGGTCATGCGACAGTTTGGGTATATACAGACGATCCCGCGCCACCCTAGTGAGATGGATAGATCTCCCGCAGCTGAGGCTGTTGATGCGGCATTCGCAGATTATGTGTAG